One genomic window of Prochlorococcus marinus str. NATL2A includes the following:
- a CDS encoding glycosyltransferase, with product MRIAIDLSGVQSLGSRKRGIGRYSYEIISNILDNFPENEYVLIGNACLLDISSDFRKYLSRSNINYINWYSLAPLDYISKNDNALNIARYLRSYTFNRVFPDVILLTSFFEGYTDNCFTEFDNDILAAPVLSIFYDLIPLLHPDLYLNSNPAFKEFYLNKIDKLKTLDGLLSISKSSKNEAIKYLGYAEDKVYNISSACNRDIFNIKKVETDKSTHSVLDTLDHYILYSGASDPRKNIKGLLKAYSKLPFEVLLKYKLVFSGKLLPSETDLIHGWIKEFSINKKSVILLGYVSDKDLVYLYQNCALFVFPSFHEGFGLPILEAMSCGAPSIASNCTSIPEIIGDANAMFDPYDTDSIKNLIQKALTDIVFRNSLIKNASYQAQKFSWFDTSRKVLEACENIINDNPKDYSNCNWEYINYKNNNSYNILLSKIKNDKNLQANLSQNLADQIASSIDLVNLETDFISRSLIPLDSPFSWRVEGPFDSNYSLAILNRSFVQSLTKIIENVTIHNTEGPGDYVPNIKFIKQYPSIYKLYKQSLESTESSIVSSRNLYPPRVADLQSIINLLHSYGWEESEFPQEWVVEFNTYLQGVSVMSSQVKKILIDNGVRIPISVCGLGIDHLEDLESDRNFSLNSNKFRFLHVSSCFPRKGIDILLRAYGQAFNSYDDVTLIIKTFKNSHNNVDQILKKEKSINSKYPDVMIINEDLSDSQLKALYFSSDALVAPSRGEGFGLPIAEAMFLDLPVITTAWGGQTDFCNHENSWLIDYEFLSAKTHFDLGMSYWAEPSCSHLSELMKELFHSNKLSLRSKISKAKSDIEKFTWKNVALKNLDFSQNILNNMQSIHPRIGWITSWGTRCGIASYSKNLIDNIFSRVTIFTPISSQKISTTYETIQCWELDNDISQDLNQLFNDVINAQITSLVIQFNYGFFNFSELSSFIDKVSSHKINIILFMHSTLDPIGNNKKRIENLIPSLFKCSRILVHTLTDLNRLKLLGLKENVSLFPHGIKYVPINHELSKDFSRANLFSHKHKLRIASYGFCLPNKGFNELIKAVKILSDRNIYLELNLFTAIYNDSFTYVYNELVDLVHKLNIRDIVNINTEYMADEQTVKNLSSQDLIVFPYQHTNESSSASVRQALAALKPTLVTPNPIFNDISDCIEYLPGFTSDEIANGIINWIKRSKNKKEAEILQYNKQKFINNFKFSRLGFRLFNMINSLEINE from the coding sequence ATGCGAATTGCTATTGACCTTTCAGGTGTTCAAAGTTTAGGAAGTAGAAAAAGAGGTATAGGAAGATATTCTTATGAAATAATCTCGAATATTTTAGATAATTTTCCAGAGAATGAATATGTTCTGATTGGAAATGCTTGTCTTTTAGATATTAGTTCTGATTTTAGAAAGTACCTAAGTCGGAGTAATATTAATTATATAAATTGGTATTCTTTAGCACCTCTAGATTATATTTCTAAAAATGATAATGCTTTAAATATTGCAAGATATTTAAGATCATATACATTCAATCGTGTTTTTCCTGATGTTATTCTTTTAACTAGTTTTTTTGAAGGGTATACAGACAATTGCTTTACAGAATTTGATAACGATATTCTTGCAGCCCCAGTATTATCGATCTTCTATGATTTAATTCCGTTATTACATCCAGATCTATACTTAAATTCTAATCCAGCTTTTAAAGAATTTTATTTAAATAAAATTGATAAGTTAAAAACATTAGATGGATTACTTTCTATTTCGAAATCATCTAAAAATGAAGCAATTAAGTATTTAGGTTATGCGGAAGATAAAGTTTATAATATTTCCTCTGCTTGTAATAGGGATATATTTAATATAAAGAAAGTTGAGACTGATAAATCAACACACAGTGTTTTAGATACCCTTGATCATTATATTTTATATTCTGGGGCAAGCGATCCTAGAAAAAATATTAAAGGTTTGTTAAAGGCATATTCAAAACTTCCTTTTGAGGTTCTCTTAAAATACAAACTTGTTTTTTCTGGAAAGTTATTACCTTCAGAAACTGATTTAATTCATGGTTGGATAAAAGAGTTCTCTATCAATAAAAAAAGTGTAATTCTTTTAGGCTATGTTTCAGATAAAGATTTAGTTTATTTATATCAAAACTGCGCTTTATTTGTTTTTCCATCTTTCCATGAGGGTTTCGGTCTGCCTATTCTAGAGGCAATGTCATGTGGAGCTCCTTCAATAGCATCAAACTGTACAAGTATTCCAGAAATTATTGGCGATGCGAATGCAATGTTTGACCCATATGACACTGATTCTATTAAGAATCTTATTCAGAAAGCGTTAACTGATATTGTTTTTAGAAATTCTTTAATAAAAAACGCAAGTTACCAAGCACAGAAATTTTCTTGGTTCGACACCAGTAGAAAAGTCTTAGAAGCTTGTGAAAATATTATTAATGACAATCCGAAAGATTATTCTAATTGTAATTGGGAATATATAAATTATAAAAATAATAATAGCTATAATATTTTATTAAGTAAAATAAAAAATGATAAGAACCTTCAGGCTAATTTAAGTCAAAATCTCGCAGACCAAATTGCATCTTCAATTGATTTAGTCAATTTAGAAACAGACTTTATATCACGTTCTTTGATTCCTTTAGATTCTCCCTTTTCTTGGAGAGTGGAAGGTCCATTTGATTCAAATTATAGCCTCGCAATTTTAAATAGATCTTTTGTTCAATCTCTTACTAAAATCATAGAAAATGTAACGATACATAATACGGAGGGACCTGGTGATTATGTTCCTAATATCAAATTTATTAAGCAATATCCTTCTATATATAAACTATATAAACAATCTTTGGAATCGACTGAATCTTCAATAGTATCTAGCAGAAATTTATATCCTCCGCGAGTAGCGGACTTGCAATCAATAATAAATCTTCTTCACTCATATGGATGGGAGGAATCTGAATTTCCTCAGGAATGGGTTGTTGAATTTAATACTTATTTGCAGGGTGTTTCAGTAATGTCTTCTCAAGTAAAAAAGATTTTAATAGATAATGGCGTGCGAATTCCCATTAGTGTTTGTGGCCTTGGTATAGATCATTTAGAGGATTTAGAAAGTGATAGGAATTTTTCGCTAAACTCCAATAAATTTAGGTTTCTCCACGTATCTTCATGCTTTCCACGTAAAGGAATTGATATCTTATTAAGAGCTTATGGCCAGGCTTTTAATTCTTATGATGACGTTACTTTAATTATAAAAACATTCAAGAATTCCCATAATAATGTAGATCAAATCCTAAAGAAGGAGAAATCTATAAATTCTAAATATCCAGATGTAATGATTATCAACGAGGATTTAAGTGATTCACAGTTAAAAGCATTATATTTTAGCTCAGATGCATTAGTAGCACCAAGCCGGGGAGAAGGATTTGGTTTACCCATAGCTGAGGCAATGTTTCTAGATTTGCCTGTTATAACTACAGCTTGGGGAGGTCAAACTGATTTCTGTAATCATGAAAATAGCTGGCTAATTGATTATGAGTTTTTATCAGCAAAAACACATTTTGATTTAGGCATGTCTTATTGGGCAGAGCCATCTTGTTCTCACTTGTCGGAACTTATGAAAGAATTATTTCATTCAAATAAGTTAAGTTTAAGGTCTAAAATTTCTAAAGCTAAATCAGATATTGAAAAATTTACCTGGAAAAATGTGGCACTTAAGAATCTAGATTTTTCACAAAATATTTTGAATAATATGCAAAGTATTCATCCACGTATAGGATGGATTACATCCTGGGGAACTAGATGTGGTATTGCATCTTACTCAAAAAATTTAATAGATAATATTTTCTCAAGAGTAACAATATTTACTCCAATTTCATCACAAAAAATTAGTACAACTTACGAAACAATTCAGTGTTGGGAATTAGATAATGATATATCGCAAGATTTAAATCAATTATTTAATGACGTTATTAATGCCCAGATAACTTCTTTAGTAATACAATTTAATTATGGATTTTTTAATTTCTCTGAATTATCTAGTTTCATAGATAAAGTTTCATCACATAAAATCAATATAATCTTATTTATGCATTCGACTCTTGATCCAATTGGGAATAATAAAAAACGTATAGAGAACTTAATTCCTTCTCTATTTAAATGTAGCAGAATATTAGTCCATACATTAACAGATCTGAATCGCTTAAAGCTTTTAGGCCTGAAGGAAAATGTAAGTTTATTTCCGCATGGCATAAAATATGTTCCCATTAATCATGAATTATCTAAAGACTTTTCTAGAGCCAACTTATTTAGTCATAAACATAAATTAAGAATAGCTTCATATGGTTTTTGTTTGCCTAATAAGGGTTTCAATGAATTGATTAAGGCAGTCAAAATTTTATCTGATAGAAACATATATTTAGAATTAAATTTGTTTACGGCAATCTATAATGATTCCTTTACTTATGTTTACAATGAGTTGGTAGATTTAGTTCATAAGTTGAATATTAGAGATATAGTTAACATAAACACTGAATATATGGCCGATGAACAAACTGTAAAAAATTTGTCTTCGCAAGATTTGATTGTTTTTCCTTATCAACATACCAACGAATCTTCAAGCGCTTCAGTGAGACAAGCATTAGCGGCTTTAAAACCAACTTTAGTTACTCCCAATCCAATATTTAATGATATTTCTGATTGCATTGAATACCTACCTGGGTTTACTTCTGATGAAATTGCCAATGGAATTATTAATTGGATCAAGAGATCAAAAAATAAAAAAGAAGCTGAAATTCTACAATATAATAAACAAAAATTTATTAATAATTTTAAGTTTTCTAGACTGGGATTTCGTTTATTTAATATGATTAATAGTCTAGAAATTAATGAATAG
- a CDS encoding class I SAM-dependent methyltransferase, with protein sequence MTSNFYLDFENKFRGDTESILSQFSKYDFLIDLIIKDIEKPKLIDIGSGRGEWVQKWSNKIENCFGIENDQEMISLCTEKGLNIIDGDALDILPTLSTNSVSILTMFHMIEHINYKQSFKILSECYRVLSEDGVFIIETPSIDNLIVSTNTFYLDQTHISHINPEAIKFSMKSIGFETVSDFYINGGPMKNENHSKITRILNGVAQDLLIVATKNVSKSQLIFSEDIDWQQKLNQAPKTMDACVDFDLRNEKILLELENINASSQTEITSLKNSLSNQLNAFELLNNEVNILKNDLKYILKIYRIIRKILYPFYKILFKLKKYFSLLFFKLFNKIIKNNFIKKIIFSNKIHKILYFLNDKFLFGSFSKYLNKNQANLAKYKILDKSSEDFNKFLMLHHQLSKRSQKISRSLFKNFMD encoded by the coding sequence ATGACATCTAATTTTTATTTAGACTTTGAGAATAAATTTCGAGGAGATACTGAATCAATTTTATCCCAATTCTCAAAGTATGATTTTTTAATTGATTTGATTATTAAAGATATTGAAAAACCAAAATTAATAGATATAGGATCTGGAAGAGGTGAGTGGGTTCAAAAATGGAGTAACAAAATAGAGAATTGCTTTGGCATAGAAAATGACCAAGAGATGATATCTTTATGTACGGAAAAGGGTTTAAATATTATTGATGGGGATGCATTAGATATTCTGCCAACATTATCAACTAATTCTGTGTCAATATTAACAATGTTTCATATGATTGAGCATATAAATTATAAGCAATCTTTTAAAATACTTTCCGAATGTTATAGAGTTCTTAGCGAGGACGGTGTTTTTATAATTGAAACACCTAGTATTGATAATTTAATTGTATCAACTAATACTTTTTATTTAGACCAAACACATATTTCTCATATTAATCCTGAAGCAATCAAATTCTCTATGAAAAGTATAGGGTTTGAAACAGTTAGTGATTTTTATATTAATGGTGGTCCTATGAAGAATGAAAACCATTCTAAAATCACAAGAATTCTAAACGGTGTTGCGCAGGATCTGTTGATAGTCGCGACAAAAAATGTATCGAAATCTCAACTAATTTTTTCTGAAGATATTGATTGGCAGCAAAAGCTAAATCAAGCACCTAAGACTATGGATGCTTGTGTCGATTTTGATTTAAGAAATGAGAAAATTCTATTAGAATTAGAAAATATTAATGCTTCTAGTCAAACAGAGATTACGTCTTTAAAAAATTCCTTAAGTAATCAACTGAACGCTTTTGAACTCTTAAATAATGAAGTTAATATCTTAAAAAATGATTTAAAGTATATCCTTAAAATTTATCGAATTATACGGAAGATTTTATATCCATTTTATAAGATACTATTTAAATTAAAAAAATATTTCAGTTTATTATTTTTTAAATTATTTAATAAAATAATTAAAAATAATTTTATAAAAAAAATTATTTTTTCAAATAAAATCCATAAAATTTTGTATTTTTTGAACGACAAATTCCTTTTTGGTTCTTTCTCTAAATATTTAAATAAAAATCAAGCTAATTTAGCTAAATATAAGATTTTAGATAAAAGTTCTGAAGATTTTAATAAATTTCTAATGTTACATCATCAACTATCTAAACGTTCACAAAAAATATCTAGATCTTTATTCAAAAATTTTATGGATTAA